In Brevibacillus marinus, the genomic window TTAAAAAAACTTCCGGCAAGCGATGGAATCCCAGAAGCTTCGCTTGACGCCAAGGAGCAGGAAAGGTTGATTGAGAGGCTGCTGCAGCGATTAAAGCCGCAGTACCGCATGGTGATCATCTTGCGCTGCATCAAGGGCTATTCGATTAGGGAAACAGCGGAAATCTTGGAGTGTTCCGAAGCAAAAGTAAAAGTGAACTACCATCGCGGAATCAAGCAACTGCAAGAGAAGGTACGGCTTCCGACGGAGGGAGGGTGGTTGCATGAACTGGTTACGTGAGGACGAGCTGGTGGAACGTCTCCGCGGGTTGGCCAAGGCGGAACCCCGGGAGGAGTTTGTCCAACAGTTGGAACGCCGATTGGCGTGGGAAGCGAAGCGGTTGAAAAGGAAACGGCGCATTTCCCGTAACATTGCGAAACATGCGGGCAAGACAGCTGCCGTACTTCTG contains:
- a CDS encoding RNA polymerase sigma factor, whose product is MPDDIEQRIGEIYRSHYRDVYHFMLYFTGNQNDAEDLTQDVFMRLLRSLSTYDCTKAGLKTWILSVAKNVAVDHYRKRKLSLLFTEKGLKKLPASDGIPEASLDAKEQERLIERLLQRLKPQYRMVIILRCIKGYSIRETAEILECSEAKVKVNYHRGIKQLQEKVRLPTEGGWLHELVT